The proteins below are encoded in one region of Chitinophagales bacterium:
- a CDS encoding HAMP domain-containing histidine kinase translates to MDKNKKQFFPNRTYYSRNLCISFSEERLNPSFEYCNFEWIFYLLSVRYEKKYHLYLLLLAVGCVFCSYEYGFFNNKKTELQKAAKGITDKTNQLEKELDTKFSDSVIRKLIVAKRYWNDINQLHSLPYELLFYQGDSLIFWNSNDIIPTKASASFSPGFSFQKFRNGYYLVDAKTLLLPGDSIACSMLAIIPVKFEYEVTNTYLQPQFSGLFPLANYFRISPSADKDCLPITDAYGKTLFYLSVDDVNFENHPLLGSLLLFIAGFLFLIFSFGWLLQLLPTEKYLFLRPLILLALFLLLSVFLSQQILLPRGVRNWRLFDPDLFASSGVASSIGALLIQLLFLLWACIHLTKHLQLHVRLSISSAQNYLIHLAGYLIVFLLTIYTVDTIRALVRDSKIQFSFLNPLDPDYYSIVGVLCIAIIFICLFLISGKIIGLLNVNPINKLDASIILCICSFTGVWYYLLKDLLDTGLWIVVWINIFILILPFFYYRGNFHLKFGTLFLMMVFMSGSGAMMLQLYSDQKEKATRITYAKKLINTKDAVSEFLLSDLKPQISNDKILISSFRNQLIDEKSFSSHLQQRYFQERFNRYQVAFFPLDAYGDQLPELGSDNSAYISESIVKSGMAPVPDDSSLYYSYSPNGNITYLAEYRIEEGDHFLGKLFVQLTTNAYKGAAVYPELLLDEKDKLPIAFPDYSYAVYHNDQLLDKGGYFGYDYLLDWSIDPKRESQYINDEGSSHLVYNSGDHMIIVVSKKIDWLGSFTSHFSFLFVVMFVLTLIILIINTVAEGAFQISISQLLRTSPLRTLIQSFFMVMIFALILIIGLITGQFFLMQFDNLTKQSVSQKLQEVNESMLTVLNSKAMLKATDWQDINSVLKKRINGLARIQQVDVNIFDLSGTEIASSQPSIFEKELISKKINPVAFYEMNDENDVSLVKEEKVGGLKYFAGYQAIRDEDGNLMLFVHIPYFNSGQQLNEQVGFFFVTLVNILVFATILAGLFAPFISRLITQRLAIIGEKFKKVKVGAANEPIEWLANDEIGSVVEEFNKMIAELERSAALLAKSERESAWREMAKQVAHEIKNPLTPMKLSIQHLQRAYEQKLPHLEELTQKVTRTLIGQIDNLSHIATEFSNFAQMPKPQIENVDVNEVLNSSYDLYKEQEGITVHLHSYAEHSMVSADKKQLLRVFNNLILNAVQAIPPEKAGKVDVVTENSNGHLIISIRDNGIGISVDEEKKVFTPNFTTKSSGTGLGLAITKNIIENFGGSISFSSEKNNGTTFFIQLPLISEN, encoded by the coding sequence GTGGATAAAAATAAAAAACAATTCTTTCCGAATCGTACTTACTACAGTAGAAATCTCTGCATATCGTTCAGTGAAGAGAGATTAAACCCCTCATTTGAATATTGTAATTTCGAATGGATTTTTTATCTCCTTTCTGTGCGTTACGAAAAAAAATATCATTTATACCTTTTACTGCTTGCTGTGGGATGTGTTTTCTGCTCTTACGAATACGGGTTTTTCAATAATAAAAAAACTGAATTGCAGAAAGCAGCAAAGGGTATCACCGATAAGACAAATCAGCTTGAAAAGGAGCTCGATACAAAATTTTCGGATTCCGTAATCAGGAAGCTAATTGTAGCGAAGCGTTACTGGAATGATATTAATCAACTTCATTCGTTGCCTTATGAACTTCTTTTTTATCAGGGAGATTCGCTTATCTTCTGGAATAGTAATGATATAATTCCTACCAAAGCTTCCGCAAGTTTTTCACCTGGCTTTAGCTTTCAAAAGTTTAGAAACGGTTACTATTTAGTAGATGCAAAAACCTTATTACTACCGGGTGATTCAATAGCCTGCAGCATGCTGGCAATAATTCCTGTAAAGTTTGAGTATGAAGTGACTAATACTTATTTACAGCCGCAGTTTTCCGGCTTATTTCCTCTTGCCAATTATTTTAGAATTTCTCCATCGGCAGACAAAGATTGCTTACCTATTACCGATGCATATGGTAAAACTCTGTTTTACCTTAGTGTGGATGACGTCAACTTTGAAAACCATCCACTGTTAGGTTCCCTCCTTCTTTTTATTGCCGGGTTTCTTTTTCTGATTTTTTCTTTTGGCTGGTTGCTCCAACTATTGCCTACAGAGAAATATTTATTTCTACGTCCATTAATTCTGCTTGCTCTGTTTTTACTGCTTTCAGTTTTTTTATCGCAGCAAATTTTATTGCCAAGAGGAGTACGTAACTGGAGATTGTTTGATCCGGATCTTTTCGCTTCTTCCGGCGTGGCATCATCCATCGGAGCTTTACTTATACAATTGTTATTTCTGCTGTGGGCATGTATCCATTTAACTAAACACCTTCAATTACATGTTCGACTCAGCATTTCTTCTGCTCAAAATTATCTTATCCATCTTGCAGGATACCTTATTGTATTTCTTCTTACCATTTATACTGTAGATACGATTCGGGCACTAGTGCGTGATAGTAAAATACAGTTTTCATTTCTTAATCCGCTTGATCCTGATTATTACAGCATCGTGGGCGTGCTGTGTATTGCAATAATTTTTATCTGCCTTTTTCTTATTTCGGGAAAAATAATCGGATTGCTTAATGTAAATCCAATAAATAAATTAGATGCCTCTATCATCCTTTGCATTTGCAGCTTCACCGGAGTGTGGTATTATTTATTAAAAGACCTCCTGGATACAGGTCTATGGATCGTAGTATGGATAAATATCTTTATTCTGATTCTTCCTTTTTTTTATTACCGCGGAAATTTTCATCTGAAATTCGGGACGCTTTTTTTAATGATGGTATTTATGTCAGGTTCCGGCGCAATGATGCTGCAATTGTACAGCGATCAGAAAGAGAAAGCAACCCGAATTACGTATGCTAAAAAACTGATCAATACCAAAGATGCTGTCTCCGAATTCTTATTAAGTGATTTGAAGCCACAAATTTCAAACGACAAAATCTTAATCAGCAGTTTTCGAAACCAACTGATAGATGAAAAGTCATTCAGCAGCCATCTTCAGCAAAGATATTTTCAGGAAAGATTCAACAGATATCAGGTTGCATTTTTTCCACTTGATGCTTACGGCGACCAGCTCCCTGAGTTGGGGAGTGATAACAGCGCCTATATTTCAGAATCTATTGTAAAATCAGGGATGGCACCAGTGCCTGATGATTCTTCGCTATATTATTCCTATTCGCCTAATGGAAACATCACCTACCTGGCAGAATACAGGATTGAAGAGGGTGATCATTTTCTGGGGAAACTATTTGTTCAGCTTACCACTAATGCATATAAAGGTGCAGCAGTATACCCGGAATTGTTACTTGATGAAAAGGATAAGCTTCCTATTGCTTTTCCCGATTACTCTTATGCTGTTTACCATAATGACCAATTGCTCGATAAAGGGGGCTACTTCGGTTACGATTACCTTTTGGACTGGTCGATTGATCCAAAGCGGGAGTCACAATATATAAATGATGAAGGAAGCAGTCACCTGGTATATAACTCCGGTGACCATATGATAATTGTTGTTTCTAAAAAAATAGACTGGCTCGGTTCTTTTACCTCTCACTTTTCATTTTTATTTGTAGTGATGTTTGTTTTAACACTCATCATTTTAATTATCAATACGGTTGCTGAAGGAGCTTTTCAAATTTCCATTAGCCAGTTGCTCCGTACATCCCCGCTCAGAACACTTATACAGAGTTTCTTTATGGTCATGATTTTTGCTCTGATCCTGATAATCGGATTAATAACCGGGCAGTTTTTTCTCATGCAATTCGATAATCTTACAAAACAAAGTGTTTCTCAAAAGCTTCAGGAAGTAAATGAGTCCATGCTTACGGTATTAAATTCAAAAGCAATGCTTAAGGCTACTGACTGGCAGGACATTAATTCTGTTTTAAAGAAGCGCATAAATGGATTGGCCCGTATCCAGCAGGTGGATGTTAATATTTTTGATTTAAGTGGTACTGAAATAGCTTCTTCACAGCCCAGTATTTTTGAAAAAGAACTGATATCAAAAAAAATAAATCCTGTAGCGTTTTATGAAATGAATGACGAAAATGATGTTAGCCTGGTAAAAGAAGAAAAAGTAGGAGGTCTCAAATATTTTGCGGGTTACCAGGCCATTCGTGATGAAGATGGAAACCTTATGCTCTTTGTTCATATACCCTACTTTAACTCCGGTCAGCAATTGAATGAGCAGGTCGGGTTCTTCTTTGTTACGCTTGTAAACATTCTTGTTTTTGCAACCATACTTGCAGGGCTTTTTGCCCCATTTATTTCGCGTCTCATTACTCAGAGGCTGGCTATTATCGGCGAAAAATTTAAAAAAGTAAAAGTTGGTGCGGCCAATGAACCTATTGAATGGCTTGCCAATGATGAGATTGGAAGTGTAGTGGAGGAGTTTAATAAAATGATAGCGGAGCTGGAGCGCAGCGCCGCTCTCTTAGCAAAGTCGGAGCGGGAATCTGCCTGGAGAGAAATGGCAAAGCAAGTGGCGCATGAAATAAAGAATCCATTAACTCCGATGAAGTTAAGCATTCAGCATTTGCAGCGTGCCTACGAACAAAAGTTACCACATCTGGAAGAATTGACTCAAAAAGTAACGCGAACACTTATTGGACAAATCGACAATTTAAGTCATATCGCAACTGAATTTTCAAATTTTGCACAAATGCCAAAGCCTCAAATTGAAAATGTAGATGTGAATGAGGTGCTGAATTCCAGCTATGATCTCTATAAGGAACAGGAAGGGATAACCGTGCATCTTCATTCGTATGCAGAGCATTCTATGGTTTCAGCCGACAAAAAGCAATTGCTTCGGGTGTTCAATAATTTGATACTAAATGCGGTTCAGGCAATACCTCCTGAAAAAGCCGGCAAGGTGGATGTAGTAACGGAAAATTCCAACGGTCATCTTATTATATCTATTCGTGACAACGGTATTGGCATTTCAGTAGATGAAGAAAAAAAAGTATTTACACCAAACTTTACCACTAAGTCTTCTGGCACCGGACTGGGATTGGCCATTACAAAAAATATTATAGAAAATTTTGGTGGCAGCATTTCGTTCTCTTCTGAAAAAAATAACGGGACTACCTTTTTTATTCAGTTGCCACTCATTTCAGAAAATTAG
- a CDS encoding GHKL domain-containing protein produces MNRRPLLIFYLLVGYIFVAFGWWIILLARITSQAYNEKKELTELNEKFIARPNSNHQTELASINQDQHRKIIMIFGEGSVFLIILLIVTWKTTKSLRHEVRVNRQQKNFLLSITHELRSPIASSKVALQTLLKHPNLAKEKYEILLNNSVQDMDRLQGLVENLLLATKIEDHTFEMGKDACDLSDITKSVVEKTKEAISQRRVFETNILPDVMVLGDRMGLTSVVTNLVENAVKYSPEGNLIRVSLSEENNRAQLTVADNGFGIPDSEKKKIFQKFYRVGHEETRKARGTGLGLYIVDRILALHQGKVSVKDNQPNGSVFEVSLPKAL; encoded by the coding sequence ATGAACCGACGTCCCTTATTAATTTTTTACCTCCTTGTCGGATATATATTCGTTGCATTTGGCTGGTGGATTATTCTATTGGCCCGAATCACAAGCCAGGCATATAACGAAAAAAAAGAATTAACGGAGTTAAATGAAAAATTTATTGCGCGCCCTAACAGCAACCATCAAACGGAGCTTGCAAGCATTAATCAGGATCAGCATCGGAAGATTATAATGATTTTTGGAGAAGGTTCTGTATTTCTGATTATCCTTCTTATTGTAACCTGGAAGACTACTAAAAGCCTCAGACATGAAGTGCGTGTGAACCGACAACAAAAGAACTTTTTGTTATCCATTACTCATGAGCTCAGATCTCCAATTGCTTCTTCCAAAGTAGCCTTACAAACTTTATTGAAGCATCCTAACCTGGCAAAAGAAAAATATGAGATTCTATTAAATAATTCTGTTCAGGATATGGACCGCTTGCAGGGTCTGGTAGAAAATTTACTGCTTGCTACAAAAATTGAAGACCATACTTTTGAAATGGGAAAAGATGCCTGTGACCTAAGTGATATTACGAAATCAGTAGTGGAGAAAACCAAAGAAGCAATTTCGCAACGCAGGGTTTTTGAAACTAACATCCTCCCTGACGTAATGGTGCTTGGAGATAGAATGGGATTAACCAGTGTAGTCACCAACCTGGTGGAGAATGCTGTAAAGTACTCTCCTGAAGGAAACCTTATCCGGGTTTCACTTTCAGAAGAGAATAACCGGGCCCAGTTAACAGTTGCTGATAATGGTTTTGGGATTCCGGATAGTGAAAAGAAAAAAATTTTTCAGAAATTTTACCGGGTTGGTCATGAGGAGACGCGTAAAGCACGAGGTACGGGATTAGGTTTATACATAGTTGACCGTATTCTGGCACTTCATCAGGGAAAAGTTAGTGTAAAGGATAATCAGCCTAATGGATCAGTATTCGAGGTATCACTTCCAAAAGCATTATAA
- a CDS encoding FAD-dependent monooxygenase, translating to MHKDVSIIGAGLVGSLLSIYLARRGYAVSVFERRPDMRKEKIAAGRSINLALSDRGWRGLDNVGLKDEVTKIAIPMYGRMVHGTDGKQNLQPYGKTDQAIYSVSRSALNKLLLNVAEQQPNIRINFNNRADRIDLDRREIIFNVQTFFIENNTNFSASTSSQKVQSFDLLFGADGAYSALRHSMQFTDRFNYSQSYIEHGYKELTIPAGINEHHLLYKNALHIWPRKNFMLIALPNLDGSFTCTLFFQFDGSLSFSTLKTEADIQHFFEEYFPDCIPLMPAYKEDFLNNPVASLVTVKCFPWTSEDKASLIGDAAHAMVPFFGQGMNCGFEDCTVLDDLISRHGENWQLILSEFESLRKPNADAIAELALNNFIEMRDLVADPHFLKKKKIEKLLTEKYPQEFISPYSMVSFSHIPYAEALRKGKAIKELLEKLANEEHIETAIERPEISEWMKSFANS from the coding sequence ATTCATAAAGACGTATCTATTATTGGTGCAGGTCTGGTTGGTTCTCTGCTTTCCATTTATCTGGCCCGCCGCGGATATGCTGTTTCTGTCTTTGAGAGACGTCCCGACATGCGGAAAGAAAAAATAGCTGCCGGCCGTTCTATAAACCTCGCTTTAAGCGACCGAGGCTGGCGTGGGTTAGATAATGTTGGTCTTAAAGATGAAGTAACAAAAATTGCCATTCCAATGTATGGAAGGATGGTACACGGAACAGATGGTAAACAAAATCTTCAGCCATATGGAAAAACAGATCAGGCAATATATTCCGTTTCCAGAAGTGCCTTAAACAAACTGTTACTGAATGTTGCCGAACAACAGCCAAATATCCGGATTAATTTCAATAATAGAGCTGACAGGATAGATCTGGACAGGCGGGAAATTATATTTAATGTGCAAACCTTTTTCATTGAAAATAATACCAATTTTTCCGCCAGTACCTCTTCTCAAAAAGTACAATCATTTGACCTGCTTTTCGGTGCAGATGGTGCTTATTCTGCTCTACGCCATAGCATGCAATTTACCGATCGCTTTAATTATTCTCAATCATATATTGAACATGGATATAAAGAATTAACTATTCCAGCCGGAATTAATGAGCATCATCTTCTTTACAAAAATGCTTTGCATATATGGCCCAGAAAAAACTTTATGCTGATTGCATTGCCGAATCTTGACGGAAGCTTTACCTGCACACTGTTTTTTCAGTTTGACGGATCACTCTCATTTTCAACATTAAAAACGGAAGCTGACATTCAGCATTTCTTTGAAGAATATTTTCCGGATTGTATTCCATTAATGCCTGCTTATAAAGAGGATTTTCTAAATAATCCGGTAGCATCTCTTGTTACTGTAAAATGCTTTCCATGGACCTCGGAAGATAAAGCCAGCCTTATTGGAGATGCCGCGCATGCTATGGTGCCCTTTTTCGGTCAGGGTATGAATTGTGGATTTGAAGACTGCACTGTGCTGGATGATTTAATCTCCAGGCATGGAGAAAACTGGCAGTTGATCCTATCTGAATTTGAGAGCTTACGGAAACCAAATGCAGATGCGATTGCAGAATTGGCATTGAATAATTTTATTGAGATGCGCGACCTGGTTGCCGATCCGCATTTTCTTAAAAAGAAAAAAATTGAAAAGCTTCTAACGGAAAAATATCCACAGGAATTCATCTCACCCTATTCTATGGTTTCCTTCAGCCACATCCCGTATGCTGAGGCTTTGCGCAAAGGAAAAGCTATCAAAGAGCTTTTAGAGAAACTGGCAAATGAAGAACATATAGAAACGGCAATTGAAAGACCGGAGATTTCAGAATGGATGAAATCGTTCGCAAATAGTTAA
- a CDS encoding 3'-phosphoesterase, protein MSLASYKQKRNFNQTSEPEGKIVSSKKKLAFVIQRHKATRLHYDFRLEMDGVLKSWAVPRGPSMNPADKRLAMMVEDHPYDYRTFEGTIPAGNYGAGIVEIWDQGTYTPVDEKHNLITEKAILQNLEKGNIKFSIQGKKLKGEWALVKMKTAENNSWLLIKHKDEYATSEPYDSEKLTPASSLINKELKKVVSAKTKE, encoded by the coding sequence ATGAGTCTTGCGAGCTACAAGCAGAAAAGAAACTTTAATCAGACTTCCGAACCGGAAGGAAAAATAGTTTCCTCAAAAAAAAAACTAGCATTTGTAATCCAGCGCCATAAAGCTACCCGTCTTCACTATGATTTTCGCCTTGAAATGGATGGTGTATTAAAGAGCTGGGCTGTTCCCCGGGGCCCTTCTATGAATCCTGCAGATAAAAGGCTGGCCATGATGGTTGAAGACCATCCTTACGATTACCGGACTTTTGAAGGAACTATTCCGGCGGGAAATTACGGCGCCGGCATTGTAGAAATTTGGGATCAGGGAACCTATACTCCGGTAGATGAAAAACATAATCTAATTACTGAGAAAGCCATATTACAGAATCTTGAAAAGGGAAATATAAAATTCAGTATCCAGGGAAAAAAATTGAAAGGAGAATGGGCCCTTGTAAAAATGAAAACAGCAGAAAATAACTCCTGGCTGTTGATTAAACATAAGGATGAATACGCAACGAGTGAACCGTATGATAGTGAAAAGCTAACGCCAGCATCTTCCCTTATTAATAAAGAATTAAAAAAGGTAGTATCAGCAAAGACTAAGGAATAA
- the kynU gene encoding kynureninase: MHFINSVDFARQIDTADPLKKYRECFHVPRTNDKEVIYLAGNSLGLLPKSAREYVEQEFMDWSKYGVEGHFTANNPWYYYHHFCENALAKITGAQKVEVVAMGSLTANLHLLMVSFYRPQPDRYKILMEANAFPSDQYAIETQVRYHGYDPQNAIIEIMPREGETILQLEDILSVIEQNKDQLALIMIGGVNYLSGQLFDMQAITEAGHKAGACVGFDLAHAIGNAELHLHDWNVDFACWCSYKYLNSGPGGVAGIFVHEKHGNNSDLPRFAGWWGNVETTRFRMEKGFYPQKGAAGWQLSNAPVFSLAIHRAALEIFMDAGLSNLRKKSKALTAYLEFIVEDFNTHHPDRTLKIISPRNAEERGCQLSLVDTSGGKEISNGLKANQIVADWREPNVIRMAPVPLYNSFEDVWKVGAFLNTL; encoded by the coding sequence ATGCATTTTATTAATTCAGTTGATTTTGCGAGACAGATAGACACTGCTGATCCTTTAAAAAAATATCGTGAATGCTTTCATGTACCCAGGACAAATGATAAAGAAGTAATATATCTGGCCGGTAATTCCTTAGGCTTGTTGCCAAAGTCAGCCCGTGAATATGTTGAACAGGAATTTATGGATTGGTCGAAATACGGTGTTGAAGGTCACTTTACAGCTAATAACCCGTGGTACTATTATCACCATTTTTGCGAAAACGCCTTAGCAAAAATTACAGGTGCACAAAAAGTGGAAGTAGTAGCAATGGGTTCTCTAACTGCTAACCTTCATCTTTTGATGGTCTCCTTTTACAGGCCTCAGCCGGACAGGTATAAAATTCTGATGGAAGCCAATGCATTTCCATCCGACCAATATGCAATTGAAACACAAGTAAGGTATCATGGTTATGATCCGCAGAACGCAATCATTGAAATAATGCCCCGAGAAGGAGAAACCATTTTGCAGCTGGAGGACATCCTATCTGTTATAGAGCAAAACAAAGATCAGCTCGCCTTAATTATGATTGGCGGTGTTAATTATCTGTCGGGTCAACTATTCGATATGCAAGCAATTACTGAGGCGGGTCATAAGGCAGGCGCCTGCGTCGGGTTTGACCTTGCTCATGCAATTGGAAATGCGGAGCTGCACCTTCACGATTGGAATGTTGATTTTGCATGCTGGTGCAGCTATAAGTACCTGAACAGCGGACCCGGAGGTGTTGCAGGTATTTTTGTCCATGAAAAACATGGTAATAATTCTGATTTGCCGCGCTTTGCAGGATGGTGGGGCAATGTTGAAACTACCAGGTTTAGAATGGAAAAGGGATTTTACCCGCAAAAAGGTGCGGCCGGATGGCAACTCAGTAATGCTCCGGTTTTTTCATTAGCAATTCATCGTGCCGCTCTGGAAATTTTTATGGATGCGGGCTTGTCTAACCTTCGAAAAAAAAGTAAAGCCCTTACAGCCTATCTTGAATTTATAGTAGAGGATTTCAATACACATCATCCCGATAGAACCCTTAAAATAATTTCTCCCCGGAATGCTGAAGAACGCGGATGTCAGTTATCGCTTGTTGATACATCGGGCGGAAAAGAAATTTCTAATGGATTAAAGGCAAATCAAATAGTAGCGGATTGGCGTGAACCTAATGTAATTCGTATGGCCCCGGTACCTCTCTATAACTCTTTTGAAGACGTCTGGAAAGTTGGAGCTTTTTTAAATACATTATAA
- a CDS encoding lysophospholipid acyltransferase family protein: MQVVAYYLALPFIYLISILPFPVLYLFSDLLFTVIYHIIGYRTAVVYQNLRNAFPSKSEQEITTIAREFYQHFCDLLMESIKSLTISKKEIINRCQFAPGSMAVFNNFFSEGVNVIALMGHYGNWEWAGLSMSSQSPYQLNVVYRPLTNHNFDKLIYNLRSRFGARPLPMNSAIRKMLSNKSTLSTTVFIADQTPPRETELWMKFLNQDTPVFQGAELIAAKLKYPAVYAGVKKIKRGYYYIYIETLDNHPEQLPKAALTQLFNQRLEKDIIEKPATWLWSHRRWKHKRNVPVSTL; this comes from the coding sequence ATGCAGGTTGTAGCTTATTATCTCGCTTTGCCATTCATTTATTTGATATCCATTCTTCCTTTTCCGGTTCTTTATCTGTTTTCTGATCTGTTATTTACCGTCATTTATCATATTATTGGATATAGAACAGCAGTAGTTTACCAAAACCTACGAAATGCTTTTCCTTCTAAAAGTGAGCAGGAAATAACGACTATTGCAAGGGAATTTTATCAGCATTTTTGTGATCTTTTGATGGAATCCATTAAGTCATTAACGATCTCGAAAAAAGAGATAATAAACCGGTGTCAATTTGCTCCCGGGTCTATGGCTGTATTTAATAATTTCTTTTCAGAAGGTGTAAATGTAATTGCTTTGATGGGCCACTACGGTAATTGGGAATGGGCTGGGTTAAGCATGAGTAGTCAGTCTCCCTATCAATTGAATGTAGTATATCGCCCTTTGACTAATCACAACTTCGATAAATTAATCTATAATCTACGGAGCAGGTTTGGGGCAAGACCACTGCCAATGAATTCCGCCATTCGGAAAATGCTTAGCAATAAAAGCACATTGTCAACTACTGTTTTTATTGCCGATCAAACTCCACCAAGGGAAACAGAGCTGTGGATGAAGTTTTTAAATCAGGATACGCCTGTTTTTCAGGGTGCTGAATTAATTGCGGCTAAGCTTAAATATCCGGCAGTCTATGCGGGGGTTAAGAAAATAAAGCGCGGCTATTATTATATATATATTGAAACACTGGATAACCATCCTGAACAACTACCAAAGGCGGCCCTTACGCAACTTTTTAATCAGCGGTTGGAGAAAGATATTATAGAAAAGCCCGCTACCTGGCTCTGGAGCCACCGAAGATGGAAGCATAAGCGAAATGTTCCGGTTTCAACATTATAG
- a CDS encoding response regulator transcription factor — MLQPRVLLVEDEENLLDVIKMNLELEGYEVEEANTGPLALKKFSQQRFNLVILDIMLPELDGYQVCQTIRVTNSEMPILFLTAKDTSEDKINGFKVGADDYLTKPFNLEELLFRARVLIRHSFKGTEMEKDSSTFHFSDNEINFSTFTAKGKDQKEIRLTKRETALLKLLVERKNEVVSRKQILQTVWGYDVFPSTRTIDNFILTFRKYFEPDSRKPKYFHSIRGVGYKFTDR, encoded by the coding sequence ATGCTACAACCACGTGTGCTGCTCGTAGAAGATGAGGAAAATCTCCTTGATGTTATAAAGATGAACCTGGAGCTGGAGGGATATGAAGTGGAAGAAGCCAATACGGGTCCGCTTGCGCTTAAAAAATTTTCTCAACAGCGATTCAATTTGGTGATTCTGGATATTATGTTGCCGGAGTTGGATGGTTATCAGGTTTGCCAGACAATCAGGGTTACAAACAGTGAAATGCCCATTTTATTTTTAACAGCCAAAGATACCAGTGAAGATAAAATTAACGGGTTCAAAGTTGGGGCTGATGACTACCTGACCAAACCATTTAACCTTGAAGAACTGCTCTTTCGTGCACGGGTATTAATCCGGCACAGCTTTAAAGGAACTGAAATGGAAAAAGATAGTTCCACCTTTCACTTCAGCGACAATGAGATTAACTTTTCCACTTTTACTGCCAAAGGAAAAGATCAAAAAGAAATTCGCCTCACCAAGCGCGAAACTGCGCTGCTGAAATTATTAGTAGAACGGAAAAATGAAGTAGTATCGAGAAAACAAATTTTGCAAACAGTGTGGGGCTATGATGTTTTTCCCTCCACCCGAACCATTGATAATTTTATATTAACCTTTCGGAAATACTTTGAACCTGATTCCCGCAAACCAAAATATTTTCATTCTATAAGAGGTGTGGGATATAAATTTACTGATCGTTAA